One part of the Rickettsia akari str. Hartford genome encodes these proteins:
- the cyaY gene encoding iron donor protein CyaY: MNNTEFSKIADITIAYITDTIEEQDKEASIDVDLQGDILNLDTDKGIYVINKQSAAKEIWLSSPVSGPCHFFYEQGKWKNRVGLELMAILTEELDIDFNNV, from the coding sequence ATGAATAATACAGAATTTAGTAAAATAGCTGACATAACAATTGCATATATAACAGACACGATAGAAGAGCAAGACAAAGAAGCAAGTATAGATGTAGATTTACAAGGTGATATATTAAATCTTGATACTGATAAGGGTATATATGTAATAAATAAACAAAGTGCAGCCAAAGAAATTTGGTTATCGTCGCCGGTGAGTGGTCCTTGTCACTTTTTTTATGAACAAGGAAAATGGAAAAATAGAGTAGGGCTTGAGTTGATGGCTATTTTGACTGAAGAACTTGATATTGATTTTAATAATGTATGA